The Erigeron canadensis isolate Cc75 chromosome 1, C_canadensis_v1, whole genome shotgun sequence genome segment AAAGGTCTGTTCCCCTAGGGTGAGCACCCTGGGGACCCCTGTCATCCGCGTATTCCCATGCGAATATATCGATGTTTTGTTGTAATAATTTGAgtaatttctttttgaaatcttCTGGCAGCCCCTTCCCTATGGTAATTAATTGATCAGGAAAGGCTGGGTTCACGAGTACCTTGTCATTATCCTGAGCCTGATCGCTCTGGCTGGGTGTCTTCCACTTCTTCTGGttcctcttttgattttttgaccTCACTAATTTGTTTTGTCAGGTCATAACTTAATTTTATCATTCCGACGCCTGATTTCGTTTGGAATAGTACCATGGCGTGGACTGTGGAAAGTACCATCTCCATTCGTTGTATTGCTGGTCTTCCCAGGAGAAGGTTATATAGTGAGGGTGCTCGTACTACAGTGAAATCTAGGGTTTCCGTCCGTGCAAACGGAGGGTTCCCCAAGGTAACATCGAGATCTATTTCCCTCAGGGGCCATACGCGGTTTCTGGCGAATCCTGCGAGTGGGCCTGTAAGGTTTGTCATTCTTGCCTTTACTGCTTCTGGTAATTGCAGGAAGCAATGTTCATAAATAATGTCGCATTCGCTTCCATTATCGATATATACTTTTCGTACTGAGATATCGAATATTTGTGCTTGTATTATTAACGGATCTTTGCTGGCTTTTTTGTCTCCCAAAGCTGGAAAACATAGATCTCTTGACTGGATTTGCAAGTCTTCTGGATCTTTTCGTTTCATGCTTGCTTTATTAGGATCTTTGTCGGCATACATTATCGAGATCTGAGTATCGAAACAGGGAATCTGACCGTTTTTGTGAGAAAAATATTTTGGATTTTGACCTTTTTTGGTGCaaaattttctggattttaaccttttttgaTGCAGGTTGTGGCGATGAGTAGCGATTGTCCCGAggatggcgccaattgtttgtacaaTGGATTATGTTAAAGGATTTGGAAGTGTTTGATGGGTTGGACGACGATTCCCTGTTGGTAGGAGTCTTCCTCCCTTGTACGCCGGTTTAGTTATGTttagatctcttagggttttgcccTTGGATCGtgtatgtgttttagggttttccCGTAGTAggcataatgataatgattaggattttcccccttttatagcTGCTTTTTCGTGGAGAATAAGTCTCTCACGCGTCTTTTATCTTTGGTAACGATCtcctttatttaaggaagtgatatgatcatatattttcgtgtttatctttttttcccCAGGCTATGTGATATCCTGGTGACCTTTAAGCTACCTATGGTGAGACTTTATTCTGGGTGACGGTGGGTACACCATCACCGATGTCTGTAGCGTAGTATGTCTTCAACTAGTAATTACTTCTTAATAACATCTTACaactttaatttaaaagttaaaaccaaaattCAGTGTTCTCGAGTtactttataaaagaaatgaaatgaaaagaagaTGAGTAAATAGAAAAAGAAGAGACAGTTTCCTTTTTTTAGAATCATCCCCAAAGTGGTTATCCCAACAGTATGATGataatttttacattaaaatctACTagatttttctttcaatttctttCACTAGCTTCCTTTGCTAAAAATCTCAAGAacacaatatattttaaaatctctttgaatcatttatttttgagtttgatttaggatagaaaagaaaagaatcaaagagattttaaaatagaaatggaaaggaaaagaaaatttagtagatattaatgtaaaaattatCATCCATTTTTAAGATGATTTTAAAGGAAAGAAATTTGTCTTTTTT includes the following:
- the LOC122591205 gene encoding uncharacterized protein LOC122591205; protein product: MYADKDPNKASMKRKDPEDLQIQSRDLCFPALGDKKASKDPLIIQAQIFDISVRKVYIDNGSECDIIYEHCFLQLPEAVKARMTNLTGPLAGFARNRVWPLREIDLDVTLGNPPFARTETLDFTVVRAPSLYNLLLGRPAIQRMEMVLSTVHAMVLFQTKSGVGMIKLSYDLTKQISEVKKSKEEPEEVEDTQPERSGSG